The stretch of DNA ATCTCAAAATCTACGCCATCTCTTATGAACTCAAGTTTTTTCTCGCCAAAATGAGAAATGATATAAAGCAATGCTTCATTGATAACATCACTTACTTTAATTCGATATGTTTTTTTAGGAACAAATTGCGCAAAATTCAAAAAATCAGTAACGATTTCATTCAATCTGATTGACTCTTTTAATGCCATTTCAATGAATGGCTTTGCTGATTTAGGAACCCGGGCTTTAGCGATGACTTCCAATGAACCCCTTATTGAAGCAAGAGGGTTGCGAATCTCGTGGGCTAATGACCCACCAAGCTCAGCAAGCATCTTTGTTTGCTTAGATATTCTTGATGCCTCTTCTAACTTTTTTATTTTGGTCAAATCCTGTAGAATTGCAAGCGCGCCCTGTCTATTACCGATATGGGAACAGGAAAGCAGGTAAAAAGTATTTTTGATTTTCAATTCTCTTACATTGTCAATGCGCTCCGGGCTCTTTAAGAATCTTGCGAGATAAAGATGGACATATGAACGAATATCATCTTCTATAATATTTGTATAAATAACTGAACCTTCGCTATCAATCACCAAAATTCCTGACGGTAAATTTTTTACAATCTCTTCGGTCGTAAGGTTTAATTTTTTCAACTCTTCAGTTCTTATGCGATACCTTTCAGAAAGCCAGCCACTTAAAATTGCTGTGAATAAAAATAAAAGGGAGAAGAAATAGAACTGTTGAATCACATATTTGGCTTGAAGTGATCTTTCATTTATTTCAAAAAGCATCAGACCGAAAAAACAAAGCACTGAGAGCAAACTTATTATGTATGCACCTTTTCTATAAAGATAAATAGCCGATGTGATGATTAGTACAACATACAACAAGGGAAAAAGACTTTCCATTCCGCCTGTAAAATGGATTATCACTCCAATAAAAGGAATATCTGTCATTAATAAAATATATGTAAGGATTTCTGACTTTATCCACTTATTAAGTAACAAAAATAATAACGAGATTATAAAAGAAGTTAGGATAATAAACCAATAGGTTACTGGAATATTATAATAAATTGGGTATGAAGAGCTGAGTAGGGTAAAAGTAATAACAAGAGGATGGAGCAGAATAAGCCCCACCAAAGGATCAATAGACTTTTTATAAAACATTTATGATAGAATAAAGCAACTGCTTATATTTATATTCTATCCTACTAATTATTTATTTTTTGATAAGACTATTCAGTAATTGTTGAAGCCAGCTGGAATATCGGTAGATACATTGAAATCACAAGGA from candidate division WOR-3 bacterium encodes:
- a CDS encoding ATP-binding protein; the protein is MTDIPFIGVIIHFTGGMESLFPLLYVVLIITSAIYLYRKGAYIISLLSVLCFFGLMLFEINERSLQAKYVIQQFYFFSLLFLFTAILSGWLSERYRIRTEELKKLNLTTEEIVKNLPSGILVIDSEGSVIYTNIIEDDIRSYVHLYLARFLKSPERIDNVRELKIKNTFYLLSCSHIGNRQGALAILQDLTKIKKLEEASRISKQTKMLAELGGSLAHEIRNPLASIRGSLEVIAKARVPKSAKPFIEMALKESIRLNEIVTDFLNFAQFVPKKTYRIKVSDVINEALLYIISHFGEKKLEFIRDGVDFEIMADLNRLKSGILNILINACEVSEQGKKIFIKTGYNNKYGWIEIIDQGPGIAKKDLKKIFQPFYTTKKGGTGLGLSIAQKIIEAHNGNIEVSSKVGKGAIFRIILPLA